ATGGTTTCGAAGCCAGAATATTCGAGGTTAGCAAACATATTATGGAGGTCTTCGTCATTTGCAATCTCCATCTGATAAAACTTGACAATGCTGTTGTTATTGAAAGAAGCATACTGGTAGGCAATGTTTGTAATaagacccattgcaatcttagcctGAAATCGCTGATGGAAGTATGTAAAATTGGCTCTTTTGCTTAACAAAAATGTCACAATTTCTGTGTTTCTCATCAGAAAACCGGTTGTTTCACATATgtaagtctcaccgtttagatgggcatttACTAAGTATTTGGGGAGATGAAGCCATTGTTTCGGGTTAGTGTTTGGTTTTGGGTGCTGTAATCTCAAGTATTATTAAGCAATATTGTTTGTGTGTGTTGTAATATTTAGAAATATTGGTTGTCTTCAATAGGATAAGATATTGCTCTATTATGCACTATTTATCAACATGCTTACAGCCTTGCACACCATTCAAAGTCAGTCAATAGATTCTAACATGACGAGACTAGACAAACACACACTGATCTATGTCTGTTCTAATGATTCCAAGATGATGTTACTATACAGACGCACACTGATCTATGTCTGTCTCAAGATTCTAAATTGATTGTAAAAGACAAACGCACAATGATCAATGTATGTTAGCTTACTTAATGTTTGCAACAaccacaacaaacacaacaaccaAATCAACTTTAATTAAATGATCCAAGGTCTGATTATACCATAATAATGTTTGCAACATATACTTGGAAACCCTTACAATATCTGGTAAAACACAAAATTACATTGCAACAATACAATAACACAAAACAAGTGGATTTTCAAGTATAATGTGTATGACCATATCATACACAATTTAAACTACTCAAGTATAACTGCTAGAACATGTGGATTTTCAACGCCTCGattaacttctccactgtgtgtccaaaacattagatccacatccacatcatctttcacacgatcccaataatacatgtaggtgccttctgggTTATTATCCGTCAATGTAATGTATAGACAACGATAATCTATTTGTTTAACTTTCCTGGTTGGACCATCCAGTTGACGAAACccggtgttgatggctctaaaaATTCTCTTGAAATCCCAATACGGGTTCAGACAAACCctcatgtgactaccttcctcaaaaaacaCTACAGCCCAAACAGACGCCATTTATAACTATTTGAAATAAGAACAACAAAAGATTTGATACTTCAACCTTCACAcacacacctctatttatagaagagcCCACCACTTCTACCAATTATATTTTAGCGGGAAAATAttgtataatattttatttttggcgggaaatattgttgttaattattaataacttatttatttattgacaACATTGTAACGATAAAATATCAATTCATTGAAATATGCGTTGAGCATTTGATTGAACGGTAAAGAAtttacaaaaatcaaagaaactgagacatctaagaaattacaacgattaaaacaatgtcttctctgtcctccatcatccgAGTGCATTGGATGTCATCCTCCATATTCTCCCACCAACGTTGCCTTTCAAGTACAACACCACCCTttgttctaagcctcttgatACTTCTGATCTCATCGCCGGGATTGTACTCCCCATCCAAAAACCTCAggatagtcctcttgagttggtccATGGAATGGATATTTCAAAACATAACcagcatgggaggtttgacgggagAGAATATGACATGCCCATTCCTTCTACGATACTCCAGTTGATAGTCGAGCCGCTTCACGGGTGGTGGAGGCTATGATCTCCGGTGCGCGTCATCTGGCCTAATGTGAGATCTCATCCTTAATTTGCGTGTGTGTAGTCTTTCACacataagaaaccctaatttatagatgGACGCACGCCTATCTTACTGTCCATAACACAGACAGTATGGGACATCAGGACAACTTCACTACAGGACAaaacagaaaccctaattttcaaaacGTTATGGTTTCCTAGAAGGCGCCATACCATATGGCGCAAAGGATCAAATGGAGCCAAATCAAATGGAGCATATGTATCAAACCTTAGTGAATGCGCCAAATCATATTGCGTTTAAATGATTCCTGTCTGTTGAATGCGTCTGAAACGATTCCATCAAGTTCCTATGATCTGAAACGATTCCTGCTACTATTTCATGCATGCCACACTATCCTGTCACCTACTTCTACTATTGTATGCATGCCACCCTATCCTGTCACCTACTTCTGCTCTGCATGCATGTCACCATGTCCTGTCACCGAAAGCTATGCTGCATGCATGCCTCCCATTGCAGCATTTTACCGTTTCAGCCTTCTCACTACATATACTAGCTTTCCCTCTACATATTTCTCATCACCATCACACATTTACTCTCACCAAAATCGTTTCATTTTCAAACTCCAGATTTCCAGTCTGCAAGCATGTCTCTCTTAACCATGGGAAACACCCACCGAGGAACCAAGGAAAACAATGAAACATTTGTAAGTATTTTACTTATATTTACAAGCCTATTATGTTATAACTGCATATTAATACTTACATAATTTTTTTCAGGACGCTGCCCGATTCCGCACACGTAGTCACTCTATCGTCGCTCTAGATGAACGTATAAAACCATATTTACAATTTGCTGGTTTCGAGGCCATCAACAACATCGCAGAGTCAGCCATAGATCACAAATTTGTTATGGCCTTGTTAGAACGTTGGAGGCCGGAGACCCACACattccatcttccaacaggggagtgcacaATAACTCTGGAGGATGTACATATGTTGTTAGGCCTTCCAGTAGACGGTAAGGCCATTAATTGTTGTGTAATGAAATCCAATTCCCTTTGCCAGCAGGCATTGGGCATATATCTGATAGAGGGAGACACAGGTTCTAGGGGACAGGGTGTAAACCTCAAGAACTTAAAGATATATTATTCTAACTTTCAGTTGAACGACGATTCTTCCGAAGAAACGATACGCATTAAAACCAGGTGTTACCTGATCTTGCTCTTTGGAAACATTTTATTTCCAAACTGTACCGGTAACACCATAAATTTTATGTATTAACGTTTGTTAATGGATTTTAATAGAGTGGGTCAATAAAGTTGGGGGTCTGCTGTCTTGGCTACGTTCTACCAATCCCTTTGCAAGAATGCAAAAAACGATTCTTGtacattctatggatgcgctcTATTAGTGCAAGTTTGGGGCTGGTGGAGAATGCCTATACTGGCCCCAATAAACAGAACCAACTGGACCTTCCCATATGCAATGAGttaatttttaattcatatttttaatacaaaataaattgattaggatttaatttaactGACACATTTAAATTGTGTTTTAGATTTTGCGTGAAAAAGATGGACTTCACGAAAAATGCACGGTCAAATATCATGATGTACAACCAGCTGATTGATCACTTACGACCCGATGATGTATAATCTCTAATCTTTTCCTCTTTTATAAGtgtcttttttataaatatttgaccaAAATAATGTATAATtcttatgcatgcagtttatCTGGAGACCGTATCTAGAACGCGATCATGAACCAAGAGGTGCTGATGCAGCTATTTAGACTGCAAAAACTTGCATCATTAGGTACAACATCATCGAGATGCATCATAGTGACCGGGTCAAACTCTAGTTCAGGATGCATCAAGGTATACCTGATCCTCCAATTGAATTGGGAGTATGGCACCTTAAACGAGTAAACCATCAGTGGAATCATCATAATTGGAAGGATTACGCTCCCGAATGGCGCCAGATGTGGAAAGACCGTCGCCAATATGTCCTCAACTTCCCCATGAGTGATCGTGAGATGAAACCGTCCGCACAATACATGAGTTGGTACCGTACCGTTACCACCCCTAATTTATTTGTGGCGGATCCGTTCTACTTGATAGACCCTTGCCTTCACAACTATAtcctaccacaacaacaacagcaacaggaacaacaacaacaacaagaacaacaacaacaacaagaacaacaacaagaagaaCAATATCAGTACATCCAGCAACAACAAAATCTGTTCCAGACTCTGTCCCGTTCCAACCGCAACTACCGCCAACAAAATCTCTTCCAAACACAGTCCCAACCAAACAATCAAGCTTAGAGCAAACACCAGTACACTAGCCCATACCAGACCCATTCACAACCACTTGGCTTTGCAGGGCACTCAAGGTCGTTCGACCAAAACATTGAGGCTGGTTCGTCAAGGCTCCTTCTAAGTCCCGACGAGGGTCCACATGCTGAATCATCTCACTGCGGTACACCCTTTGGGTTTGCAACACCGTCCAATCAATTTGGGATTTATCAAGGTAGTACAAGTGTTGCCGAGTGTTATTTTCCGgaagttgtaacacccttctaaaccctgcagaaattaatagaataatcatagtaaaaacataaaaacaagggtgccacaattaaaataattcaacTTATCATAAGTCAATTGTCATGCTACACTTAGGAACAAATCATCAAATTGTCATAATCATGTTTTTACACAACGAAACATTCttcaacggataagcataacatcatctatgcaatatcccacaaaagaaatccaaaacaaatagatgtagttataatcaaaactctatactagcgttcccccagtgttacaatatcagagcatgacaccgacttgAACCAACATAACGGATAAaatctacgagtcatcctcatcgagcactaatgccgctattcctcaatctgaaaaatgtcaacaagtaagagtgagtctcattctcaattaatcaatgttatgcactcataagcaataaaacatcataatatatcattcacccaatttggcatatattcagatattcaattatcattcatcaatcacaacaaatacaacaccaaacataacactaaaatcaacttaatcatgttatgacaaaaatgcatatgactcaactaacactatgcatgtggtaccaataaaccgtggaactaatccacctgaccgatctacgcctcatcgagatacggtccaccgacacaaattctgcacaatgggaattatgtccaccattgatccaaacatcaccgggatccatcaccgaatgcatatgaatgaatgtatacatataacatacttaaaaacatcaccgatccgatgcaccgcattgtctcaccataactcacgatagttatcaccaacaagtatgtacatgtatcatgcatcattcaaaaacaaatcaatcatcatcatacgagcaaaacaatcaccacatgatcatgTTATACAcacattatcaatattataatcatgttgtcacaacatcaccactagatcaaaatgaacaatgtcatcaccaataactcaccaaaagcaacaccgaatgatatattcggtttcaacaccatctacaattatatcaatataattcacaccacatataacgtcaaaatcacagttatatcatcaCAACTTCACCATATtttcacattaaccaaatcatgcacaatcattcaattatttacACAATCAtcccaataataataattacaattcgTCCACCATCACACCAAAACATTTTCatattcacacaattacacatatacacaatatttcatttcacaaagcaattaaataaattttaaaataattcggGCCACCGCCtatctcaccaattcatcatataaaatttttaatttgcttttcaacgcccaaaacgacactaagaaaggatacacggatcaagAGATACGCGATTTCTaagtttagaaaattttctacCAAATAGggttcgctcagcggaccactagcgactcGCGACAGAAGCGAACTAGGTCGGGTCcttcgcttagcggaccccccttCGCTTAGTGGACCTGCGATTTTACAGATtctcaagtctgcgacagacctgcgatttcacacccctTTCACCCAAAATCGATTCCAAACGTCATTTACAGACATACAGTCATCACGAACATCATCAATTATCATCAAACATCAAATAAACATATTATTAATCatcaattcatacaaattcatcaagtttccctaaacctaacaatttcaaaccCCGATATACCCAattgaatcgaatcatacgttaatccatcctattacatataatcgcataatagaaattaaccggaagagtccccccttaccttagccaagaatctggacttttcccctttttcaccatcaaacccgtaagccctttttctcCAATTTCAACAAGAATATCCAATCTTCAAACTCTAttatctccctcatcaagaacctccctgacacgatttaatatatcaaatcgaaggaaattttgtgtagaatccgaatcttcaagaattacctgatttggagttacgagcataAAGATATGActcattttgtgagggctgcaccatgaaaACGAAAGTAGTCTtgtccatgagttcttcttctctccctcttaggttttcctcctctatttctcaattttctcttacttccttattttatgaaaatataacataatttagtaatgggctcaacaacttaacaccccctcattactaaataccacacttggtccaaagaccaatattccataattcctccaattagttcaacgaaaatactaaataattataaataataatttaatttccgattaaattaaaattagaaaatatggggtttTACAGAAGTCGTATCCCAACCTACTCCCCCACCACCATTTAGCACTTTTGAGGGCTTGGGTAACCTACTTTACGATAGTCGGTTCCGGGAAATTATGGTGGCGTTTACGAATTCATTGACAGAGACCATCGGAACAAAACAATTCCAGA
The genomic region above belongs to Vicia villosa cultivar HV-30 ecotype Madison, WI unplaced genomic scaffold, Vvil1.0 ctg.000688F_1_1_3, whole genome shotgun sequence and contains:
- the LOC131630512 gene encoding protein MAIN-LIKE 2-like, whose translation is MGNTHRGTKENNETFDAARFRTRSHSIVALDERIKPYLQFAGFEAINNIAESAIDHKFVMALLERWRPETHTFHLPTGECTITLEDVHMLLGLPVDGKAINCCVMKSNSLCQQALGIYLIEGDTGSRGQGVNLKNLKIYYSNFQLNDDSSEETIRIKTRFCVKKMDFTKNARSNIMMYNQLIDHLRPDDFIWRPYLERDHEPRGADAAI